The proteins below come from a single Corynebacterium glyciniphilum AJ 3170 genomic window:
- a CDS encoding FUSC family protein yields MSHSLRPSRSSVSATARSMLTLGPAQADLVPAVRVALSLAVPVVVLLLADRIEWSLFASFGAFTSIYGRYAPTRIRLRHQALIGVILTVCVALGAVIAQLAVNWTDMTHAVVTVLAGSLVAAVTATVIMVRDLKPSGAVFTVFATTAVASAPVTASPWTALAIAAGSASWCILLSWLSRWTGEANTGIDVPSPPSFPRVEKIRQFSRYGTAALLGGTVASLTGIASPYWAQVAAVVPLSAPRHRQQVERGLHRIVGTVLGVGVAAFLLSFPSQPWQIVVWVVVMQFLAELFVLRNYSLALVFITPLALLMVFLAHPQPVGTLLGARIAETVIGSAVGIAVVLFSVAIARRKR; encoded by the coding sequence TTGAGCCACTCACTGCGGCCGTCTCGCTCCTCAGTCAGCGCCACCGCCCGCAGCATGCTCACTCTCGGGCCGGCACAGGCGGACCTGGTGCCGGCGGTCCGTGTGGCGCTGTCGTTGGCGGTACCGGTCGTCGTACTCCTGCTCGCCGACCGGATCGAGTGGTCGCTGTTCGCTTCGTTCGGGGCCTTCACCTCGATCTACGGGCGCTACGCCCCCACCCGCATCCGCCTCCGTCACCAGGCCCTCATCGGTGTCATACTCACCGTGTGCGTGGCACTCGGAGCAGTGATCGCCCAACTGGCCGTGAACTGGACGGACATGACACATGCCGTCGTCACCGTACTGGCAGGTTCCCTCGTCGCCGCCGTGACAGCGACGGTGATCATGGTGCGCGACCTGAAACCGTCTGGCGCCGTGTTCACCGTCTTCGCCACCACCGCGGTCGCGTCCGCACCCGTCACCGCGTCCCCGTGGACCGCGCTGGCGATCGCTGCAGGGTCAGCGTCGTGGTGCATCCTGTTGAGCTGGCTGTCCCGGTGGACCGGAGAAGCGAATACCGGGATCGACGTTCCCTCGCCACCGTCCTTCCCTCGTGTCGAGAAAATCCGGCAGTTCAGCCGTTACGGTACGGCCGCACTGCTCGGCGGTACGGTGGCATCCCTCACCGGTATCGCCTCGCCCTACTGGGCACAGGTCGCCGCAGTCGTGCCACTGTCAGCACCGCGGCACCGCCAGCAGGTCGAGCGGGGGCTGCACCGGATCGTCGGCACGGTACTCGGCGTCGGCGTCGCCGCCTTCCTGCTGTCGTTCCCCAGCCAGCCGTGGCAGATCGTCGTCTGGGTGGTGGTGATGCAGTTCCTCGCCGAACTGTTCGTCCTGCGGAACTACTCGCTGGCCCTCGTCTTCATTACTCCCCTGGCGCTGCTCATGGTGTTCCTCGCCCACCCACAGCCCGTCGGCACGCTGCTGGGGGCCCGCATCGCTGAAACCGTGATCGGGTCGGCAGTCGGCATCGCCGTGGTCCTGTTCTCCGTGGCGATCGCCCGTCGTAAACGCTAG
- a CDS encoding BCCT family transporter yields MHPGLVPGISVDDQRNRFGLDKAVFFITAALILSFIAWGISSPTSVSNVSSTMFAWAIKNVGWLLNVVMVSAVVLMLYLAFSRFGRIKLGTDDEEPEFSRFAWIAMMFGAGLGVGIFFFGPSEPLTYYMDPPPHTTDPETPEALHRGLAQAHFHWGLAIWGLYAMVGGALAYSSYRRGRVSLFSSAFRSLFGERQTTGLAGRLVDMMAIIATLFGTAATLGLSALQISEGIQIVSGASRITNTVLIMIIAVLTLCFIISAVSGVARGIRYLSNINISLTLGLVLFTFILGPTLFLLNLVPSGIMAYADNMLDMMGRSLSWGDDTLEFQSVWTAFYWAWWIAWTPFVGLFIARISRGRTIREFALVTTLAPTFILILAFTIFGGTAISFFQDGREGMNGESSPEQVLFAMFDNLPLSSITPFIIIFVLAIFFITSADSASLVMGTLSERGNPAPNKLVVVFWGLCMMGIAVVMLLTGGETALTGLQNLTILIAIPFSVVLIGLAVAFVKDLSTDPAAIRRDYARSAIQNAVVKGMQEHGDDFEFSVARTEDGAGAGAHFDSTADKITDWYRRTDEDGNDVGYDYGSGEWADGWTPEDGYSTSSTRAGRVDDVGDEDADGDPTTPERNRD; encoded by the coding sequence ATGCATCCCGGGCTCGTCCCCGGCATCAGCGTCGACGACCAGCGCAACCGCTTCGGGCTGGACAAGGCCGTTTTCTTCATTACCGCGGCCCTCATCCTCTCGTTCATCGCCTGGGGAATCAGCAGCCCGACATCTGTGTCCAACGTGTCGTCGACAATGTTCGCCTGGGCGATCAAGAATGTCGGCTGGCTGCTCAATGTAGTGATGGTCTCTGCCGTCGTCCTGATGCTCTACCTTGCCTTCTCCCGGTTCGGGAGGATCAAACTCGGTACTGACGATGAAGAACCGGAGTTCTCCCGGTTCGCCTGGATCGCCATGATGTTCGGTGCCGGCCTCGGCGTGGGCATCTTCTTCTTCGGTCCCTCCGAGCCGTTGACTTATTACATGGACCCGCCGCCGCACACCACTGACCCGGAGACCCCGGAAGCCCTGCACCGTGGCCTGGCGCAGGCACACTTCCACTGGGGCCTGGCGATCTGGGGGCTCTACGCGATGGTCGGCGGCGCCCTGGCGTACAGCTCCTACCGGCGTGGACGGGTCTCACTGTTCAGCTCGGCGTTCCGCTCCCTCTTCGGAGAGCGCCAGACGACAGGACTCGCCGGACGGCTGGTCGACATGATGGCGATCATCGCGACCCTCTTCGGAACCGCAGCCACCCTGGGACTGTCTGCGTTGCAGATCAGTGAGGGGATCCAGATCGTCTCGGGCGCCTCCCGCATCACCAACACGGTGTTGATCATGATCATCGCCGTGCTGACCCTGTGTTTCATCATCAGTGCCGTATCGGGTGTCGCTCGTGGCATCCGGTACCTCTCTAACATCAACATCAGCCTGACACTCGGTCTGGTGCTGTTCACCTTCATCCTCGGACCGACGCTGTTCCTGCTGAACCTGGTGCCCTCGGGCATCATGGCCTACGCCGACAACATGCTCGACATGATGGGACGTTCACTGTCCTGGGGCGATGACACGCTGGAATTCCAGTCGGTGTGGACGGCGTTCTACTGGGCCTGGTGGATCGCATGGACACCGTTCGTCGGACTGTTCATCGCCCGCATTTCCCGTGGCCGGACCATCCGCGAATTCGCGCTGGTGACCACACTGGCACCGACGTTCATCCTGATCCTCGCTTTCACCATCTTCGGCGGTACAGCCATCAGCTTCTTCCAGGACGGGCGGGAGGGGATGAACGGCGAGTCTTCCCCCGAGCAGGTGTTGTTCGCCATGTTCGACAATCTTCCGCTGAGTTCGATCACCCCGTTCATCATCATCTTCGTTCTGGCGATCTTCTTCATCACCTCCGCGGACTCCGCGTCGCTGGTGATGGGCACACTCTCGGAGCGGGGGAATCCCGCACCCAACAAGCTGGTCGTGGTGTTCTGGGGTCTGTGCATGATGGGAATCGCCGTAGTCATGCTGCTCACCGGTGGGGAGACTGCCTTGACGGGCCTGCAGAACCTGACGATTCTCATCGCCATACCTTTCTCCGTGGTGCTCATCGGGCTGGCGGTGGCCTTCGTGAAGGACCTCTCGACCGACCCCGCCGCTATCCGGCGTGACTACGCTCGCTCCGCCATCCAGAATGCGGTCGTCAAGGGAATGCAGGAACACGGGGACGACTTCGAGTTTTCCGTTGCACGGACCGAGGACGGTGCCGGCGCGGGTGCCCACTTCGACTCCACCGCGGACAAGATCACCGACTGGTACCGTCGCACCGACGAGGACGGCAACGACGTCGGCTACGACTACGGGTCCGGGGAATGGGCCGACGGGTGGACACCGGAGGACGGGTACTCCACCAGTTCCACCCGCGCTGGACGCGTCGACGACGTCGGCGACGAGGATGCGGACGGAGATCCGACGACCCCGGAGCGTAACCGGGACTAG
- a CDS encoding phosphoribosyltransferase, with protein MSPTSTEREILTYDLFGAAIKELAQTVVDDYKPDLILSIARGGLLIGGALGYAMGIKNVSVINVEFYTGVGETLDQPVMLPPTPEAVDLSGMKVLIADDVADSGKTLELVQEYCAETVAEARTAVIYEKSRSIIKPDYVWKKTDQWIDFPWSDFPVITPTGTPTGGEAS; from the coding sequence ATGAGCCCCACGAGCACTGAACGCGAGATCCTCACCTACGACCTCTTCGGCGCCGCCATCAAGGAGCTGGCGCAGACGGTCGTGGACGATTACAAGCCCGACCTGATCCTCTCGATCGCCCGTGGCGGGCTTCTCATCGGCGGGGCCCTGGGCTACGCGATGGGTATCAAGAACGTCTCCGTGATCAACGTGGAGTTCTACACCGGGGTCGGTGAGACCCTCGACCAGCCGGTGATGCTTCCCCCGACCCCCGAGGCCGTCGACCTGTCCGGCATGAAGGTCCTCATCGCCGACGACGTCGCCGATTCCGGCAAGACCCTGGAACTCGTCCAGGAGTACTGTGCGGAGACCGTCGCGGAAGCACGTACCGCGGTGATCTACGAGAAGTCCCGCTCGATCATCAAGCCGGACTACGTGTGGAAGAAGACCGACCAATGGATTGACTTCCCCTGGTCGGATTTCCCGGTCATCACACCGACCGGAACCCCCACTGGCGGCGAGGCTTCCTAG
- a CDS encoding FAD-binding dehydrogenase, producing the protein MGENRGSTDSTVIIVGAGLAGLVAAYEAEKAGREVVVLDQENRANLGGQAYWSLGGLFYVGSPEQKLMGIHDSEDLAWRDWRNSADYDMSDNDHWPRQWGRAYVHFAATEKRDYLRALGLNVLPTVGWAERGSGNASGHGNSVPRFHLTWGTGPEVVRVFREPLLDAERRGTVRFAFRHRVDELIVEDGAVVGVRGSILAPCDDLGRGVASPRDVVDTFEYRGAAVAVTSGGIGGNLDLVRRSWPTERWGECPTDLVVGVPAHVDGRMIGISTDAGATTVNTDRMWHYTEGMANWDPIWPGHGIRIIPGPSTLWFDAAGRRLPTNIFPGSDNLASLEHIGRTGHCYSWFVLDKTIADKEFIFSGSEQNPDLTDKSLLKLVGKVGPGTHVAVRNFMDHGEDWVIADDLESLVEGMNGLTDDAAPVVDPEELRDQIEDRDSQLDNKFSKDAQVNYLGTARKFLGDKIVRAAKPHKILDPAHGPLIAVRLRIVTRKTLGGIETDLSGRCLRSDGTVLPGLYAAGEVAGFGGGGMHGKNALEGTFLGGCIHSGKRVGEALGAVAAGS; encoded by the coding sequence ATGGGAGAGAACCGAGGAAGCACAGACAGTACCGTGATCATCGTCGGCGCCGGCCTTGCCGGCCTCGTCGCCGCCTACGAGGCGGAGAAGGCAGGACGGGAGGTGGTCGTTCTCGACCAGGAGAATCGTGCCAACCTCGGAGGCCAGGCGTACTGGTCTCTCGGTGGACTCTTCTACGTCGGCAGCCCCGAGCAGAAACTCATGGGTATCCACGACTCCGAGGACCTGGCTTGGCGAGACTGGCGGAACTCTGCGGACTACGACATGTCCGACAATGACCACTGGCCACGCCAATGGGGGCGGGCCTACGTCCACTTCGCGGCGACGGAGAAACGCGATTACCTGCGTGCCCTCGGACTGAACGTCCTGCCTACGGTGGGGTGGGCGGAACGAGGCAGCGGGAACGCCTCCGGGCACGGCAATTCGGTGCCACGGTTCCACCTCACCTGGGGCACCGGGCCGGAGGTCGTCCGGGTCTTCAGGGAACCCCTGCTCGATGCGGAGCGGAGGGGTACCGTACGGTTCGCCTTCCGCCACCGGGTCGATGAACTGATCGTCGAGGACGGAGCGGTGGTCGGCGTGCGTGGCAGCATCCTGGCCCCGTGCGACGACCTGGGGCGGGGCGTCGCCTCACCCCGTGACGTGGTGGACACCTTCGAGTACCGGGGTGCCGCAGTGGCGGTCACCTCCGGCGGCATCGGCGGTAACCTGGACCTGGTGCGGCGTTCCTGGCCGACGGAGCGGTGGGGAGAGTGCCCCACCGACCTCGTGGTAGGGGTGCCGGCGCATGTCGACGGCCGGATGATCGGCATCTCGACCGACGCTGGGGCGACGACGGTCAACACCGACCGGATGTGGCACTACACCGAGGGGATGGCCAACTGGGATCCGATCTGGCCCGGTCACGGGATCCGCATCATTCCCGGCCCCAGCACACTGTGGTTCGATGCAGCAGGACGTCGACTGCCCACCAATATCTTCCCCGGCTCCGACAACCTCGCTTCGTTGGAGCACATCGGACGCACCGGACACTGCTACAGCTGGTTCGTGCTCGACAAGACCATCGCCGACAAGGAGTTCATCTTCTCAGGCTCCGAGCAGAATCCTGATCTTACCGACAAGTCCCTGCTTAAGCTGGTCGGCAAGGTCGGGCCCGGCACGCATGTCGCGGTGCGTAACTTCATGGATCACGGCGAGGACTGGGTCATCGCCGATGACCTGGAGTCGCTCGTGGAGGGGATGAACGGCCTGACGGACGACGCCGCACCGGTGGTCGACCCGGAGGAACTCCGTGATCAGATTGAGGACCGCGACAGTCAGCTCGACAACAAGTTCTCCAAGGACGCCCAGGTCAATTACCTGGGGACGGCACGGAAGTTCCTCGGTGACAAGATCGTGCGAGCCGCGAAACCCCACAAGATCCTCGACCCCGCCCACGGCCCGCTGATCGCCGTACGGCTGCGGATCGTGACACGCAAGACCCTCGGTGGCATCGAGACCGACCTGTCGGGACGGTGTCTGCGGTCGGACGGCACGGTCCTGCCGGGGTTGTACGCCGCCGGCGAAGTAGCCGGTTTCGGGGGAGGCGGCATGCACGGAAAGAACGCCTTGGAGGGCACGTTCCTCGGCGGCTGTATCCACAGCGGCAAGCGCGTTGGCGAAGCACTGGGTGCCGTCGCCGCGGGCAGTTAG
- a CDS encoding MFS transporter, which translates to MTTSLTDHSGPPSEATTRATGNKKSRVIFASTIGTTIEFYDFYAYATAAIIVFPHLFFPENENSTVGLLASLATFGLAFVARPVGSILFGHFGDRIGRKATLIGALLTMGIATFIIGLLPTYEQIGLWAPALLALMRFCQGLGLGGEWSGAALLATENAEEGKRARAAMWPQLGAPFGFILANGLFLILVLGMDHTHGEPGGAFMTWGWRVPFLLSAVMVIIGLYVRFKLEETPVFQDTLDKGEDVKVPTLEVFRTAWRPVLLGTFVMVSTYTLFYLVTTWFLSFGIGDRDAGEGLGIPYNHFLVIQLITVLFFVVGVPLAGYLSDTVGRRRYLTVVSVLVLAYCCAFQAFLDPATSGEAKAGIFLGIGMLLMGLIFGSMSAVLPEMFPTNVRYTGSGISYNVASILGAAVAPFIAVALATAYGPWAVGVYLAVVVLISLVAIRLMPETRDTDLYTV; encoded by the coding sequence ATGACCACATCCCTCACCGATCATTCCGGTCCGCCGTCAGAGGCCACGACCCGGGCCACCGGCAACAAGAAGAGCCGTGTGATCTTCGCCTCGACCATCGGTACGACGATCGAGTTCTACGACTTCTACGCCTACGCAACGGCCGCGATCATCGTCTTCCCGCACCTTTTCTTCCCGGAGAACGAGAACTCCACCGTCGGCCTCCTGGCCTCCCTCGCCACCTTCGGTCTCGCCTTCGTGGCACGGCCGGTCGGCTCGATCCTCTTCGGACATTTCGGTGACCGGATCGGACGTAAAGCCACGCTGATCGGCGCCCTGCTGACCATGGGCATCGCCACTTTCATCATCGGACTGCTCCCCACCTACGAGCAGATCGGGTTGTGGGCTCCGGCGCTTCTCGCACTGATGCGCTTCTGTCAGGGCCTCGGTCTCGGCGGAGAATGGTCCGGTGCCGCACTTCTGGCCACGGAAAACGCCGAGGAAGGCAAGCGCGCCCGTGCCGCGATGTGGCCCCAGCTCGGCGCTCCCTTCGGATTCATCCTCGCCAACGGCCTGTTCCTCATCCTCGTCCTGGGCATGGACCACACCCACGGTGAACCCGGCGGTGCGTTCATGACCTGGGGATGGCGCGTGCCGTTCCTGCTGTCTGCCGTGATGGTCATTATCGGACTGTATGTGCGCTTCAAGCTTGAGGAGACCCCGGTCTTCCAGGACACCCTCGACAAGGGCGAAGACGTCAAGGTACCCACCCTCGAGGTCTTCCGGACCGCCTGGCGCCCCGTCCTGCTCGGCACTTTCGTGATGGTCTCCACCTATACCCTGTTCTACCTGGTGACGACCTGGTTCCTGTCCTTCGGTATCGGCGACCGCGATGCCGGCGAAGGGCTGGGCATCCCCTACAACCACTTCCTTGTCATCCAGCTGATCACCGTGCTGTTCTTCGTGGTCGGCGTTCCCCTGGCCGGCTATCTCTCTGACACCGTGGGACGTCGCCGCTACCTCACCGTGGTCTCTGTCCTGGTCCTGGCCTACTGCTGCGCATTCCAGGCCTTCCTCGACCCGGCGACCTCCGGTGAGGCCAAGGCCGGAATCTTCCTGGGCATCGGCATGCTCCTGATGGGCCTGATCTTCGGCTCCATGTCCGCGGTCCTCCCCGAGATGTTCCCCACCAACGTGCGGTACACCGGCTCAGGCATCTCCTACAACGTCGCGTCCATCCTCGGCGCGGCCGTCGCCCCGTTCATCGCCGTCGCACTGGCCACCGCCTACGGCCCCTGGGCGGTCGGCGTCTACCTGGCCGTCGTCGTGCTCATCAGCCTGGTGGCCATCCGTCTGATGCCGGAGACCAGGGATACCGACCTCTACACCGTGTAG
- a CDS encoding class I SAM-dependent methyltransferase, producing MAPPVDDGRRRRDPRDSRETYVDPERWPGVARLPEASFLGRRAVNLQQRLEDLTQEHGVALTPGATPRFVVDDGLVLDRVVDSGWLGLAEGYMAGEWSAEPLPDVLGVLLTQPLEGGFGRTLSRRRRRVSGHVRAGDLPDSLVDIYAGRYRATGSALFASGTRTSEVDNPDQAGHHPAVTVRYFDAPTDPELVDRADLDSAQRHRINTMLDEAQVGPGHRVLELPSSGGALPVMAAQRGAHVDVLTSDVEHAERVRAYAHDAGVGGAVRVQTIRGPVPSPRQWSGTYDAVFSVERMETLGDDGTIHFLRAVERMLASDGIAVIQSVVRVPDSGLPEETVGESLDVMRAYVWPAVEYPTDEHVLSRANRAGLRLTAHNRMGSHYATTLALWRSAFNARERAAAAAGFDAVYRRLWNYQLALHEALARAGALDCQQFVFRRF from the coding sequence GTGGCACCACCTGTCGACGACGGCCGTCGCCGTCGCGACCCGCGGGACAGTCGGGAGACCTACGTCGACCCAGAGCGCTGGCCGGGGGTGGCACGTCTGCCCGAGGCGTCGTTTCTCGGACGGCGTGCGGTCAACCTGCAGCAACGTCTGGAGGACCTGACCCAGGAGCACGGGGTGGCGTTGACACCGGGCGCGACTCCCCGTTTCGTGGTCGATGACGGACTGGTCCTCGACCGTGTCGTCGACTCCGGGTGGCTCGGGCTGGCTGAGGGGTACATGGCGGGGGAGTGGAGCGCCGAACCGCTGCCGGATGTTCTGGGGGTGCTGTTGACACAGCCGTTGGAGGGCGGTTTCGGACGGACGCTGTCCCGGCGCCGTCGGCGGGTGTCCGGGCATGTGCGCGCCGGCGATCTCCCCGACAGTCTCGTGGACATCTACGCGGGGCGGTACCGTGCGACCGGCTCCGCACTCTTCGCCTCCGGGACGCGGACATCCGAGGTGGACAACCCGGACCAGGCCGGTCACCACCCCGCGGTGACGGTCCGGTACTTTGATGCCCCCACCGACCCTGAGCTCGTCGACCGTGCTGACCTGGACTCCGCCCAGCGTCACCGCATCAACACCATGCTCGATGAGGCGCAGGTCGGTCCGGGGCACCGGGTGCTGGAGCTGCCGTCGTCGGGTGGAGCGCTCCCGGTCATGGCAGCCCAGCGGGGTGCGCACGTGGACGTGCTGACCTCGGACGTCGAGCATGCGGAACGGGTGCGTGCCTATGCGCACGACGCCGGCGTGGGTGGTGCAGTGCGCGTACAGACCATCCGCGGGCCCGTCCCGTCGCCCCGGCAGTGGTCGGGTACCTACGACGCCGTCTTCAGCGTGGAACGCATGGAGACTCTCGGTGACGACGGCACCATCCATTTTCTTCGGGCGGTTGAGCGCATGTTGGCGTCGGACGGGATCGCCGTGATCCAGTCGGTGGTGCGTGTTCCTGATTCCGGTCTACCGGAGGAGACGGTGGGTGAGAGTCTGGACGTGATGCGTGCCTACGTCTGGCCCGCCGTGGAGTACCCCACCGATGAGCATGTGCTGTCGCGTGCGAACCGGGCAGGCCTACGTCTCACCGCACACAACCGGATGGGCTCCCACTATGCGACTACGCTCGCGCTGTGGCGCTCGGCGTTCAACGCCAGGGAACGTGCCGCGGCTGCGGCGGGCTTCGATGCCGTCTACCGACGGCTGTGGAACTACCAGCTCGCCCTGCACGAGGCTCTCGCCCGTGCCGGAGCACTGGACTGCCAGCAGTTCGTGTTCCGTCGATTCTGA